TGATCGCCGTTCGCACGCAGTTCACGAGGTCGCAGCTTCCGTCCGACCTCGCGCCGCTGCGTGAGCAGATCGAGCGGGCGATCCCGCTCTCGGCCGGTCGCGACAACCGGAAGATCGTCGCCACCGCCGAGCCGCGCGTCGCCGAGCTCGAGCTGCTCGCCGAGAAGGCCGAGTTCGACCCGGAGACGTACGCGGGACGCTGGCGCCTGCAGCTCGGCTCGCTCGGATCGGGCAACCACTTCATCGAGGTGTCCGTCGACGAGCTCGATCGGGTGTGGATGTTCCTCCACTCCGGATCGCGGGGTGTCGGCAACAAGATCGCGACGCATCACATCGCGGTGGCCCAGCGCCTCGCGAAGCAGTGGTGGATCGAGCTGCCCGACCCCGATCTCGCGTACCTCGTCGAGGGGACGCCAGAGTTCCGGCGCTACATCCGGGAGCTCCGGTGGGCGCAGCACTTCGCCCTCCTCAACCGCGAGGAGATGATGGACCGCGTCGCACGGCAGGTGTCGGAGTTCCTCGGTGAGACCGTCGTCGAGCATGAGCGGATCAACTGCCACCACAACTTCACGGAGTCCGAGAAGCACTTCGGAAAGCAGGTGTGGGTGTCGCGGAAGGGTGCCATTCAGGCGGATGCCGGACGGCCGGGCCTCATCCCCGGCTCGATGGGGACCGCGTCGTACGTCGTCGAGGGCCTCGGCAATCCGCTGTCGCTCAACTCGTCGCCGCACGGGGCGGGTCGCGAGTACTCGCGCTCGGCTGCCCGGCGCACCTTCTCGCACGAGCAGCTGCGTGAGGCGATGGTCGGCATCGAGTTCCGCGACACCGACGCGTTCATCGACGAGATCCCTCAGGCCTACAAGCCGATCGATCGCGTCATGGCCGACGCCGGCGACCTTGTGGCGATCCGGCACACGCTGCGTCAGCTCGTGAACGTCAAGGGCGACTGACCCGCTCGGTGGGTGGGTGGTGCGGGTGCACCACCCACCACTGATCGAGTGCCGGGGCGCCCCCACCGCTGATCGAGTACCGGGGCGCCCCCACCGCTGATCGAGTACCGGGGCGCCCCCACCGCTGATCGAGTAGCGCGAAGCGCGTATCGAGATCCGCCCCACGATCGGACCGCACCCCCGTCGCGACGCGTCAGCGCTCCCGATGATCCTCGGGGTGAAGCCGAGCGCCCCGCCGAGGTTCTCGGACGCCGCTCGCCTCGATGAGACGGATGACCCGCTGGCGGTGCCCGGCCCACGGGGCGAGGAGCTCCAGCATCCCGTCGTCGTCGACGCGGTGCCCTGTCAGGGCGTATCCGACCTCGTGTGCGAGGTGGTAGTCGAAGACGCTCACGGCGTCCGGGTCGCCGAAGGCGCGGATGCGGGCCTCGGCGCTCGTCCAGAGGCCGACGCCCCGAAGGCTCGTGAAGACGCGATCGCGCTCGTCACCCGAGACCGCGGCCGTCGCCGCTCGGACGATCGACTCGCCCGCGCGCGCGGCCGCGACGATCGTCCGGGATTGCGGGGGTTCGAGACCGGCTCGGTGCCACGCCCACGAGGGGATGCGTCGCCAGCCATCGATCGTGGGCGGCGCGAACATCGGGCGAGGGGTCGGCCCGGGGGCTCGCTCGCCGTGCCACGTGACGATGCGCCGCCACGCGCCGAATGCCTGCATGCCGGTGACCTTCTGCTCGAAGATCGAGCTCACGAGCGCGTCGAACACGAGGTCGGTGCGTCCGATGCGCAGATCGGGATTGCGGTGGTGGGCGTCGGCGATGAGCGGATGCCGCGAGGGGTCGAAGCCCGTCGCGTCGTCGTTCGCTCCGCACAGTGCGGGGAGCTGGTCGAGTGCCCACTCAGCACCCGGACCCCACGCGGCGGCGCGGACGGTGCCACCCGCGCTCTGGCGGAGCGCCAGTGTCGCGACCCCGAGAGGGGTCGTGCTGGCGCGCCAGATGACGGCGCCGGCCGTCGTCATGGTGGGGTCGTCGGCTCCGCGGCGCTGATACAGCACCGTCCGTCGGAGATCGACGGCGTAGCCGAGTCGGTACTCGACCTCGCGAGGCCGCCCATGGACCGGCCGAGAATCGCGGACGGCGCCCGCCCGCTCGTTGCCCTCTGCCGCTCGAGCACCCAGCGGGGCGATCCTCGTGAGCGACATGGTCATCCGTTCACTGTACGCCGGGCTCGCCGGCATCCGCCCGGATCACGGCCGCAACGGCGCTCACCTCGATGAGGGCGCCCGGCACGGTGAGTCCCGCAACGCGTGCAGCCGTCACGAGCGGCGGTGCGCCGTCACGGGCGAGCGTGGGGGCGATGGCTCCGTAGGCCGCGCCGAGGTCGGCATCCGCATCGATCAGCACGGTCCACGAGATGACGTCGTCGAGCGTCGCGCCGGCCGCCTTGAGTGCGGTGATCGCGTTCTCGACGGCTCTCACGGCCTGGGACGCGACATCGGCGGCGACGACGTGGCCGGTCGCGTCGACGCCGTTCTGGCCGCCGATGTAGATCGTCGTCGCACCGGGCGGGACGATCGCGACGTGACTGTATGCGGGGCTCGCGACGAGCCCCTCGGGCTTGAGCAAGGTGATGGTCATGGCGGCATCCTTCCCCGCGCCTCCGACATCCCCTCGTTCACTTGTCGCGAATGGTGGGTGCGGGTGCGGGCAGGTCGCCCTTTGAGGCAAGTGAACGAACCGGGCGGCGGACCTCCCGACCGCGGAGTTCGGCAGAACCTCGCGGCGCGGGGAGACCCTGGTCGCGGAAGGGCGGGCGGGTCAGAAGCGGTCGGGCGAAGGAGTGCCGTGGCCGTAGCGGATGGAGACGTCGGCGTGGCGGTCGAAGCGGTAGCCGATGCCGCGGACGGTGCGCACGATGTCTTCGTAGCGGCCGAGCTTCGCGCGGAGGCGGCGCACGTGCACGTCGATCGTGCGCTCGCCGGGAGCCTCGTCGTCGGTCGATCCCTGCCAGAGCGATGAGACGAGCTCGGCACGCTCGATCGTGCGTCCTTCGCGCAGGACGAGGTACTGCAGCAGCTCGAACTCCTTGAACGTGAACGCCGCCGATTCGCCGTCGATGAGGACGCGCTTGCGTGAGATGTCGACGACGACGCCGCCCGGGGCACGGTCTTCCTCCGCGGACTCCTCCTGCTTCGTGCGGGCGACGGCCGACGGCTCGTGCAGCGCGAGGCGCACGACGTCGACGTCGCGGCCACCCGCCGCGACGGGGGCGAGCGCGACGGTCGCGTACGTCTCGGCGGTGGGTGCGAGCTCGCTGAGCGTGCGGCGGAGGGCCTCGACGATCGTGCCGAGCGAGACCCCGGATGCCGCGACCTTCGCCTCATCGAAGCCGACGTACAGAGCGAATCCGCGGGGGGTCGTGCCGGCGGGGAGATGACGCGCGGGGGCCTCGGGTGCTGCCGCGGGCGCCGGAGCGGCGGTCTCGACGGGGGAGGTCACAGCGCGGAGGTGGCGGGCCGGGCGGGCGTCGGCCGTGGGACGTTCGAGGAGAGCGGTGTTCGACATGATGATGGTCCTTGCGGAAGTGAACCCGGGCGATGCGCCGAGAGCGGGTTCGGTGGGTGCTGCGATGCTGCCCCTGCGGGGCGGGTGAGAAGCATCAGGACTCGCGTGATCGACGCGGTGTCCGGTGCTTCGGGGGCCCGATCATCGGCTCGACGGAGAGGTGCGAGCGGCGAGGATCCGAAGGCCCGGCGGGTATCACCGAGTCAGCGGCACATTCGACAACACATGGCAACGTGACCGGCCATCATCATGCCGGTCGTCCCGTTCGCCTCCAGGGCGGACAGAGAGCGTGCGTTGTCAGTCATGCGCCCGATTATGTCGGAGTGCGTCGGAGTGCGTCAAATCATGTCGTCGGGCAGTCCGCTGTGTGACGAAATATGACGACGGCGATCGGTGGCGCGCATCCCGCGGCATCCGAATTGTTGTCGGATGCCACAAACCTCTTGCGCTCTGCGACGTTTCGTCGTAACGTCTCCGTCGAAGCGTTTCCGCGAAGCGCTTCGATCATCGAACTTGTGACGGACGAAGAGGTCGGCATGGCGAACATCACCGAAGTGGCGGAAGCCGCGGGTGTCTCCATCAGCACCGTGTCGTACGCCCTCAGCGGCAAGCGACCGGTCTCGGTCGACACGCGCCGTCGTATCGAAGAAGCCGTCGCGGCACTGGGATACAGCCCGAATGCGGGGGCGCGGATGCTCGCGGGTCGGCGGACGCAGATCTTCGCGCTCACCGAACCGCTGCGGAGCGACACGCACGCTCCCACCCACATGCAGTTCGTCCTCGCGACGGCGATCGCCGCACGGCGCCACGACTACGACATCCTCCTCCTCACCGACGAAGAGGCGCAGGCGGGGATGCGCCGGGTCGCTTCCAACGGCCTGGTCGACGCGATCCTCGTGCTCGACGTCGCCCCCGACGACCCGCGGGTGGCGCTGGCTCGGCAGATCCCGACTCCGACGGTGTTCATCGGCATCCCGAACGACAACGCGGGACTCGTGTGCGTCGACCTCGACTTCGAGGCCGCCGTGAAGCAGGCGGTGGATCTCCTCGCCGATGCGGGCCACGCCTCGATCGGACTCGTCGGACAGGCCGAGACGGCGTACGCGAAATCCAACTTCCCACCGCGCGTGCGAGCGGGCTTCCTCGATCGTGCCGCGGAGCGCGGCGTCGCGGCGGGCCACGGCACGTCGGGCGGCAAGATCGCCAGCCGCACCGCGGCGCGCAAGACGGCGGGGGCACTTCTCGACGGGGGAGCCACGGCGCTCATCCTGCACTGCACGGAAGAGGCGCACGGCTCGGTGCTCGCCCTCATCGCGGAGCGCGGTCTGCGCGTTCCCGAGGACGTCTCGGTCATCAGTGTCGGTGCGTCCTTCGACACGGCCGTCCTCTCGACCCCCCTCGACGTGATCCCGCTCGTGCCCGAGGCCTCGTGCGATCTCGCCGTGTCCCTCGCCGTGCAGGCGCTCGACGAGGATCCGCCCGAACCCGGGCTCCGTCTCGTTCCGCCGACCTTCGTGTCGCGCGGCTCGATCGCCGCCCCTCCGGGGGCCTCCGTCTGACGCCGAGGCTGCGACCATCCGCTTTCGCACGACCGCAGTCGAAGCGCTTCGATAACTCCATATCCCGCACCACACCCGCACCAGACCAACGCAGGTCACCAGGAAAGGAATGCCACCGATGGCACGAATCACACGCACGCACACCCGACGCGGCCTCGCCGCGATCGGGGCTCTCACGGTGGGCGCCCTTGCGCTCGCCGGCTGCTCCGGCGGCTCCGGCGGCGGAAGCGACAGCAACACGCTCAAGCTCTGGCACTACGAAGGCGCCGACAGCGCCATGGGCAAGGCGTGGGCCGAAGCCATCAAGATCTTCGAAGACGAGACGGGTGCGACGGTCGAGTTCGAGGAGAAGTCCTTCGAGCAGATCCAGAAGACCGCGAGCCAGGTCCTCGACACGGATGCCGCGCCCGACCTCATGGAGTTCAACAAGGGCAACGCGACGGCGGGCTTCCTCGCCTCGACGGGCCTCATCGCCGACATCGGCGACGCCGTGGAAGAGTACGGCTGGGCCGACAAGCTCGCGCCCTCGCTCCAGACGACCGCGAAGTACTCCGACGCCGGCGTCATGGGCGGCGACACCTGGTACGGCATCCCGAACTACGGCGAGTTCGTCGGCGTCTACTACAACCTCGACGCCTTCGAGGCTGCGGGCCTCGAGATCCCCACGACGTACGACGAGTTCATCGCGGTGCTCGACGCCTTCGTCGCGCAGGGTGTCACCCCTCTCGCCGAGGCCGGTGCCGAGTACCCGCTCGGACAACTCTGGTACCAGCTCGCCCTGACGCAGGCCGACCGCCAGTTCGTCAACGACTACCAGCTGTACGAGAACCCGGTCGACTGGCAGGGTCCCGAGCTCACGTACGCGACCGAGACGCTGCAGGACTACGTCGACGCCGGCTACATCGCCTCCGACGTCTCGTCGATCAAGGCAGAGGATGCCGGTGTCTCGTGGATCAACGGCACATCGCCCATCTTCGTCTCGGGCTCCTGGTGGTTCGGCCGGTTCACCGCCGAGGCCACCGACTTCGACTGGACGATGACGGCCTTCCCCGAGAGCGACCTGTCGCTCGGTTCGTCGGGCAACCTGTGGGTCGTTCCCGAGAACGCCGCCAACAAGGAGCTCGCGTACGAGTTCATCGACATCACGATGCGTCCCGAGATCCAGGCGATCATCGGCAACAACGGCGGCGTCCCCGTCGCGGCCGACCCGGCCGACATCACGGATGAGAAGAGCAAGCTCCTCATCGAGACGTTCAACGGGATCCTCGACGCCGACGGACTGTCGTTCTACCCCGACTGGCCCGCACCCGGGTTCTACGACGTCATCGTGCAGGAGCTCCAGGGTCTCGTCACGGGCGTTCAGGATGCCGCGACGACGAACGACAACCTCGGCGTCCAGTACGACGAGGGCACGGCCGAGTTCCGCGGCTGACCCGAGTGGCTCACCGGGCGGGGCGGCATCCCCGGATGACCGCCCCGCCCTCCACAGGAAGACCCCATCATGGCTCTCACGACACGTGAACCGCGCGCGAAGCGCGCCAAGCTCCCTCCCGAGGAGCCGTCGATCCCGCAGCGCGGGGGCGGTACCGCGGGGTACTGGATGTACCTGCTGCCGGGGTTCGTCCTGCTCATCGTCATCGTCATCGTCCCGCTCGTGTGGAACGTGTACCTCACGTTCACCTCGTGGCGCGGCGTCCGCGATCCCGAGTTCATCGGCCTCGACAACTGGACCAAGCTGCTCACCGACAGCGACTTCTGGACGTCGTTCGCGAACTCCGTATGGATGGTGCTCGCGATGGTCGTCGTGCCGACGATCATCGGCCTCATCGTCGCGGCCCTCCTCTTCGACGTCGTGGGACGCAAGTTCGGCGGCCGCGTGGGGAGCTTCCTGCGGGCCACGTACTATCTGCCGCAGATCCTCCCCGTCGCCGTCGCCGGCATCGTCATCGGGTGGATCGTCCGTCCGGGGTCGGACGGTGCGCTCAACCAGATCCTGGGGGCGGTCGGCATCGGTCCCGTCGATTGGCTCGGCCAGATGCCGTCGGCGCTCATCGTCCTGATGGTCGTGCTCGTGTGGGTGCAGATCGGCTACCCCGTCGTCATCTTCATGGCGGCGCTCCAGCGCGTCGACCCGGAGCTGTACGAAGCCGCCGAGCTCGACGGCGCGAACTGGTTCCAGCGCTTCTCCGCCATCACGATGACGATCATCCGGCCGGAGATCTTCGTCGTGACGCTCACGTCGACGATCGCGGCGCTCAAGGTCTTCGGGCCCGTCTACGTCATTACGCGTGGTGGCCCCGCCGGTGCGACCCTCGTGCCCGCGTACTACGCCTACCAGGAGTTCTTCACGAAGCGGAACGTCGGCTACGGCGCGACGATCGCGACGGTGCTGACGATCCTCGTCGTCATCGTCTCGATCATCTTCATCCGCGTGCAGAACTCGCTCGAGCGCAAGGAAAGGGCGGGACTCTGATGGCCGTCGGCACTGTGGACGCCCCCCTCGCGACGCGCGACGCGGGCACGAAGCCCCCCAAGGCGCCGCGGGCGCGCGGCGGCATGACGAAGAAGCGCGGCGTCGACTGGCTGTTCCTCGCCCTCGTGATCGTGGGCGCACTCCTCGTGCTGGCGCCGTTCTACCTCGTCCTGGTGAACTCCTTCAAATCCCCCGTCGACTACGCCACGTCGGGGCCCCTCGCCTTCCCGCAGGAGCTGGACTTCACCGGCATCGCGAAGTTCTGGGAGCGCGTCAACTTCCCCGAGAAGGTCTGGAACTCGATCTTCATCTCGGGCGTCGTCGCGGTGCTCGCGGTGCTCATCTCGATGCTCAACGCCTTCGCGATCGGCATCGGCCGGGTGCGGGGACGCTCGTGGATCGTCCTGCTGTTCCTCCTGGCGAACCTCCTCCCGCAGGAGGCCCTCCTCTACCCGCTGTACTACATGTTCAAAGAGGTCGGCCTCTACGACAACGTCTGGTCGGTCATCATCGTCTTCACGGTCGTGCAGGCCGCGTTCGGCACGTATCTCCTCTCGGCGGTGTACGGCACGTTCCCCAAGGAGATCCTCGAAGCCGCCTCGATCGACGGCGCGGGGCGCTGGAAGATCCTGTGGCGGGTCGTCTTCCCGATCAGCCGCCCGACCCTGTCGGTGCTGCTCATCTTCTTCTTCATCTGGACGTGGAACGAGTTCCTCATCCCGCTGACGTTCCTCGCCTCGAACGCGAACCAGACGGTCCCGGTCGCGATCAGCGTCCTCCAGGGCGACCGACTCATGGACGTCACGACGACGAGCGCGTCGGCCCTCCTCGGCATCATCCCCACGCTCATCTTCTTCCTCATCTTCCAGCGCACGCTGACACGCGGCATCACGGCAGGAGCAGTCAAGTAATGAAGTTCACCGACGGGTTCTGGCAACTGCGTCCCGGCGTCACGGCACTGTACGCACAGGAGGCGTACGACATCTGGCCGACGGATTCCACGGCGGACGGCCCCGGCATCGTCGTGACGGCTCCGACGTCCGTCATCGCCAAGCGCGGCGACACGCTCAATCGGCCCGTCCTCACCACGACGCTGTCCTCGCCGATGGAAGGCGTCGTGCGCGTGCGCATCGCTCACCACGAGGGCGGATCGTGGCACGGCGGCTTCGACCTGCCGGGCGCTGCCGAGGGCGGTGCGGGGACGATCGCCGCGACCGAAGACGGGGGAGTGCTCGAGACCGGACCCCTCACGGCGCGCATCGCGCCGGGGGCGCCGTGGGACCTCTCGTTCGAGGTCGAGGGGAGCCGGGTCACGGGGAGCGGCCACAAGGCGCAGGGGTACATCCAGCTCACCGACGACGCGCAGGTCGACTCCGGCATCGTGGGCAACGCCCGCGCCGGGACGGCCGCGCCCCGACCGCACGCGTTCGTACACGAGCAGCTCGACCTCGGCGTCGGAGAGCTCGTGTACGGCCTGGGCGAGCGGTTCGGCCCGCTCGTGAAGAACGGACAGTCCGTCGAGATCTGGAACGCCGACGGCGGCACGTCGAGCGAGCAGGCCTACAAGAGCATCCCCTTCCACCTCTCCAACCGGGGCTACGGCGTCCTCGTCAACGACCCGGGTCACGTGTCGTACGAGATCGGTTCGGAGGCCGTCGAGCGGGTGCAGTTCTCCGTCCCGGGTGAAGTGCTGGAGTACTTCGTCATCGCGGGCCCCACCTCCAAGGACGTGCTCTCGCGCTACACGGCGCTCACCGGCCGGCCGCCCGTCGTGCCCGCGTGGTCGTACGGCCTCTGGCTGTCGACGTCGTTCACGACCGACTACGACGAAGAGACCGTCACGTCGTTCATCGACGAGATGGCCGCGCGCGAACTCCCCGTATCGGTCTTCCACTTCGACTGCTTCTGGATGCGCGAATTCAACTGGTGCGACTTCGAATGGGACCCCCGCACCTTCCCGGATCCCGATGGCATGCTCGCGCGCCTTCACGAGAAGGATCTTCGCGTCTGCGTGTGGATCAACCCCTACATCGGCCAGCGTTCGCCGCTCTTCCGCGAAGCGGCAGATCAGGGGTTCCTCGTGACGCGCCCCGACGGATCGGTCTGGCAGTGGGATCTCTGGCAGGCCGGGATGGGTCTCGTCGACTTCACGAACCCCGACGCGACCGCGTGGTACCAGGGACATCTCCGCCGACTCATCGCCCAGGGTGTGGACTGCTTCAAGACCGACTTCGGCGAGCGGATCCCCCTCGAGGTCGACTACTTCGACGGGTCCGACCCGTCGCGCATGCACAACCTCTACACGCAGCTGTACAACAAGGCCGTCCATGACGTCCTCGTCGAGACGCGCGGCGAAGGCGATGCCGTGCTCTTCGCGCGCTCGGCCACGGCGGGTGGGCAGTCGATGCCCGTGCACTGGGGCGGCGACTCGACGTCGACCTTCGCCTCGATGGCCGAGACGCTCCGCGGAGGACTCTCGCTGGCCCTCAGCGGCTTCGCCTTCTGGAGCCACGACATCGGCGGATTCGAGGGCACACCGGATGCCGCGGTCTACAAGCGCTGGACGGCGTTCGGCCTGCTCGGCTCGCACTCCCGCTTCCACGGGTCGCAGTCCTATCGCGTGCCGTGGATGTTCGACGAAGAAGCCGTCGAGGTCACGCGCGTCTTCACGCACCTGAAGATGCGGTTGATGCCCTACCTCTATCGTGTGGGGCTCGACGCGGCGGCATCCGGTGTCCCGCTCCTGCGGCCGATGCCGCTGGAGTTCCCCGACGACCCCGCCGTCGCGTACCTCGACCGCCAGTACATGCTCGGATCGGAACTGCTCGTCGCGCCCGTCTTCACCGAGACAGGAGAGGTCGAGTTCTATCTGCCCGACGGCCCGTGGACGTCGCTCCTGACGGGCGAGACGATCGAGGGAGGCCGGTGGGTGCGCGAGACGCACGGTTTCGACTCGCTGCCCCTGTACGCTCGGGCGGGCGCGGTGATCCCCTGGGGTGTGCGTTCCGACCGACCTGATTACGACTATCTCGACGGGCTGACGATCCGGGTGTTCCCCGGCGGCGCCGGCACGAGGGACATCGTCGTGACGACCCCCGAGGGCGTCTCCGAGACGTTCTCGGTCGATCTCTCCGAGGTGACGAAATGACGCAGGGAAACTCCGACTACCGCGACTCGGGTCTCGTGTTCCCTCCGGGCTTCACGTTCGGCTCGGCGACCGCGTCCTATCAGGTGGAGGGCGCGGCATCCGAAGACGGCCGTCTCCCCTCCATCTGGGACACCTTCAGCAAGACCCCCGGCAAGGTCTGGAACGGCGACACGGGCGACGTCGCGTGCGATCACTACCACCGGTGGGAGTCCGACCTCGACCTCATGAAGGACCTCGGCCTCGGGGCCTACCGCTTCTCGATCGCGTGGCCCCGCGTCATCCCCACGGGAACGGGCGAGATCAATCAGGCGGGCATCGACTTCTACTCGCGTCTCGTCGACGGCCTCCTCGAACGGGGCATCGAGCCCGTCGCGACGCTGTACCACTGGGACCTGCCGCAGCCGCTCGAAGACGCGGGCGGCTGGCCCGCGCGAGCGACGGCCGATGCGTTCGAGCGCTACGCCGAAGTGATGGGGACGGCGCTCGGCGACCGCGTGCACACGTGGACGACGCTCAACGAACCGTGGTGCTCGGCGTATCTCGGGTACGGGCAGGGCGGTCACGCACCGGGTCGCCACGAACCGGATGCCGCGCTCGCCGCCGTCCATCACCTCAATCTCGCGCACGGGCGAGCCCTCCAGGCGCTCCGCGCGACGTCGACGGGGACGCCGGAGTATTCCGTGACGCTCAACTTCCACGTCCTCCGCGGTGTCGGCGACGGTGCGGCCGAGGCGATGCGCCGGATCGACGCCCTGGCCAATCGCGCCTTCACGGGGCCGATGCTGCACGGCGAATACCCCGCCGATCTGCTCGAGGACACGGCATCCGTCACGGACTGGTCGTTCGTGCACGACGACGATCTCGCCGCCATCCACCAGCCGATCGACGTCCTCGGCGTCAACTACTACTCGACGGCCACCGTGCGACTGTGGGACGGCGTCTCGCCCAAGCAGATGAACGACGGGCACAAGGGCGCGGCGGGTGGCACGGCATGGCCGGGCAGCGACCAGGCCGTCGAGTTCGTCGAGCAGCCGGGCCCGCACACGGCGATGGGCTGGAACATCGCGCCCGAGGGCCTCGAAGAGCTCCTCATGGCGTTGTCGGCGGAGTTCCCGCAGCAACCGCTCATGGTGACCGAGAACGGCGCCGCGTTCGACGACGTCGTCGCGGCCGACGGCTCGGTCCCCGACCCCGAACGCCTCGACTACCTCCGACGCCACTTCAGCGCGGCGCACCGGGCGATGCAGCGCGGTGTCGACCTCCGCGGCTACTTCGTGTGGTCGCTCCTGGACAACTTCGAGTGGGGCTACGGCTACGCCAAGCGGTTCGGCATCGTGCGGGTCGACTTCGACTCGCTCGAGCGCACCATCAAGGACAGCGGCCGCTGGTACTCGGAGCTCGCGCGCTCCGGCGTCCTCCCGGAGTGAGGGTTCGCGGCAAACGTTCGGCGTTCCGCGCGTCCGGGCTCGGCTAGACGGGTTTAGCCTGTCGGGGTGACCGAGCTGCACTTCACCCACGAGACGGATGCTTCGCGCTACACGCTCCACAGAGGCGACGACCTCGTGAGCGTCCTCGACTACCGCGACGAC
This genomic stretch from Microbacterium sp. SLBN-146 harbors:
- the yicI gene encoding alpha-xylosidase, giving the protein MKFTDGFWQLRPGVTALYAQEAYDIWPTDSTADGPGIVVTAPTSVIAKRGDTLNRPVLTTTLSSPMEGVVRVRIAHHEGGSWHGGFDLPGAAEGGAGTIAATEDGGVLETGPLTARIAPGAPWDLSFEVEGSRVTGSGHKAQGYIQLTDDAQVDSGIVGNARAGTAAPRPHAFVHEQLDLGVGELVYGLGERFGPLVKNGQSVEIWNADGGTSSEQAYKSIPFHLSNRGYGVLVNDPGHVSYEIGSEAVERVQFSVPGEVLEYFVIAGPTSKDVLSRYTALTGRPPVVPAWSYGLWLSTSFTTDYDEETVTSFIDEMAARELPVSVFHFDCFWMREFNWCDFEWDPRTFPDPDGMLARLHEKDLRVCVWINPYIGQRSPLFREAADQGFLVTRPDGSVWQWDLWQAGMGLVDFTNPDATAWYQGHLRRLIAQGVDCFKTDFGERIPLEVDYFDGSDPSRMHNLYTQLYNKAVHDVLVETRGEGDAVLFARSATAGGQSMPVHWGGDSTSTFASMAETLRGGLSLALSGFAFWSHDIGGFEGTPDAAVYKRWTAFGLLGSHSRFHGSQSYRVPWMFDEEAVEVTRVFTHLKMRLMPYLYRVGLDAAASGVPLLRPMPLEFPDDPAVAYLDRQYMLGSELLVAPVFTETGEVEFYLPDGPWTSLLTGETIEGGRWVRETHGFDSLPLYARAGAVIPWGVRSDRPDYDYLDGLTIRVFPGGAGTRDIVVTTPEGVSETFSVDLSEVTK
- a CDS encoding glycoside hydrolase family 1 protein; protein product: MTQGNSDYRDSGLVFPPGFTFGSATASYQVEGAASEDGRLPSIWDTFSKTPGKVWNGDTGDVACDHYHRWESDLDLMKDLGLGAYRFSIAWPRVIPTGTGEINQAGIDFYSRLVDGLLERGIEPVATLYHWDLPQPLEDAGGWPARATADAFERYAEVMGTALGDRVHTWTTLNEPWCSAYLGYGQGGHAPGRHEPDAALAAVHHLNLAHGRALQALRATSTGTPEYSVTLNFHVLRGVGDGAAEAMRRIDALANRAFTGPMLHGEYPADLLEDTASVTDWSFVHDDDLAAIHQPIDVLGVNYYSTATVRLWDGVSPKQMNDGHKGAAGGTAWPGSDQAVEFVEQPGPHTAMGWNIAPEGLEELLMALSAEFPQQPLMVTENGAAFDDVVAADGSVPDPERLDYLRRHFSAAHRAMQRGVDLRGYFVWSLLDNFEWGYGYAKRFGIVRVDFDSLERTIKDSGRWYSELARSGVLPE